In Scatophagus argus isolate fScaArg1 chromosome 3, fScaArg1.pri, whole genome shotgun sequence, one genomic interval encodes:
- the cdk4 gene encoding cyclin-dependent kinase 4 — MAQGTSIQYEPVAEIGGGAYGTVYKARDTESGQFVALKSVRVQTDQNGLPVSTVREVALLRRLEQFDHPNVVRLMDVCATQRSDQETKVTLVFEHVDQDLRTYLERAPAPGLSPSHIKDLMRQLLCGLAFLHSNRVMHRDLKPENILVTSQGQVKLADFGLARIYSCHMALTPVVVTLWYRPPEVLLQSSYATPVDIWSTGCIFAEMFRRKPLFCGESEVDQLGKILEVIGLPPEEEWPTDVTLSRTNFPPLLPGPITDFVPEINEQGAQLLLKMLTFDPLKRISALNALDHPYFKDEETLTQTKS, encoded by the exons ATGGCCCAGGGCACCAGTATCCAGTATGAGCCAGTGGCAGAGATCGGAGGAGGCGCTTATGGGACCGTTTATAAGGCCCGAGACACGGAGAGCGGGCAGTTTGTGGCTCTGAAGAGTGTGCGTGTCCAGACGGACCAAAACGGCCTACCGGTATCCACAGTCAGAGAGGTGGCACTGCTGAGGAGGCTGGAGCAGTTTGACCACCCTAATGTTGTCAG GCTTATGGATGTGTGTGCCACCCAGAGGTCGGACCAGGAGACTAAAGTCACTCTGGTGTTTGAACATGTGGACCAAGACCTCAGGACGTACCTAGAGAGGGCCCCAGCCCCAGGATTATCCCCCAGCCACATTAAA gacCTGATGAGGCAGCTGCTGTGTGGTCTTGCATTCCTTCACTCTAACCGCGTGATGCACCGAGACCTGAAACCGGAGAATATTCTGGTAACCAGCCAAGGTCAGGTGAAGCTGGCTGACTTTGGCCTGGCCAGGATCTACAGCTGCCACATGGCCCTCACTCCTGTG GTGGTGACCCTGTGGTACCGACCCCCCGAGGTTCTGCTGCAGTCCAGTTACGCCACACCTGTGGACATCTGGAGCACCGGCTGCATCTTCGCTGAGATGTTCAGACGCAA GCCTTTGTTTTGCGGAGAATCAGAAGTGGACCAACTTGGGAAAATTCTTGA AGTTATTGGCTTGCCACCAGAGGAGGAGTGGCCGACCGATGTTACACTCTCAAGAACAAACTTCCCCCCTCTCTTACCTGGCCCAATCACTGACTTTGTTCCAGAGATAAATGAGCAGGGGGCACAACTGTTGCTG AAaatgctgacctttgaccccttAAAACGAATATCTGCCCTGAATGCCCTGGATCATCCATATTTCAAGGACGAGGAGACATTGACTCAGacaaaaagctga